From a region of the Microcoleus sp. AS-A8 genome:
- a CDS encoding metallophosphoesterase produces the protein MKFVSDPPISVKIRKMKQRVRWGDPVIVERGIDQTRMVLDINESDNPEFSFLVVGDSGAGPQRGHNPQRQIAELMLSQRDTSDFVLHTGDVIYLVGSSEYYQKNFISPYREFLVGGEEYKKIAYDQMVFNMPFLPVLGNHDYYDLPWLFGLMTGTTLPLRRLLWSKLDFDIGWQGSGQGRVYAQAFMDYLKAFNNKEAFVRHLDQHYTAQTDTGPCLRYQPGHFTRLPNRYYTFRFGGIDFFALDTNTFNAPSPLPSTKEGDELRRELYQRRDELERSEEKILNACEQLNPDNPEEADILDDQQAKLEQIEEAKLDIEKQLTTDKNIVTDFEQLEWLKQGLIESWNTQEVRGRVLYFHHPPYVTELTKWDQGQTMEVRYHLRRVLDAVAEAVGELPQGRPIVDLVLSGHAHCLEHLYTGDTGHADSHINWIVCGGSGYSLRRQRAEGSDLSERFRDNEGDRIRQVAKSRLFVGRHGHGSKKGRPYSFIRIDVKAGCPPKFVVRPLIAERLGRQWSHSHLEPFVI, from the coding sequence ATGAAATTCGTGTCCGATCCACCCATCTCCGTCAAAATCCGCAAGATGAAGCAGCGGGTGCGGTGGGGTGACCCAGTCATTGTAGAACGGGGAATCGACCAAACTCGGATGGTGTTAGACATCAATGAGTCAGATAATCCTGAATTTTCCTTCTTAGTCGTGGGGGATAGTGGTGCAGGACCCCAACGTGGTCATAACCCTCAACGACAAATCGCTGAACTGATGCTCTCACAGCGCGATACCAGTGATTTCGTGTTGCACACAGGCGATGTAATCTACCTCGTTGGCTCCAGCGAGTACTATCAAAAGAACTTTATTTCCCCCTATCGAGAGTTTCTAGTCGGTGGAGAGGAGTACAAAAAGATTGCCTATGACCAGATGGTCTTCAACATGCCGTTTCTCCCCGTGCTAGGAAACCACGACTACTACGACCTACCTTGGTTGTTTGGTTTGATGACAGGGACGACACTCCCCCTGCGCCGACTACTCTGGTCAAAACTAGATTTTGACATTGGCTGGCAGGGATCGGGTCAAGGCAGGGTTTATGCACAGGCATTCATGGATTACCTAAAAGCGTTTAATAACAAGGAGGCATTTGTCCGTCACTTAGACCAGCATTACACCGCTCAAACCGATACAGGACCTTGCCTACGTTACCAACCCGGACATTTCACCCGCTTACCCAATCGCTATTACACCTTTCGTTTCGGTGGGATCGACTTCTTTGCCCTTGATACGAATACCTTCAATGCACCATCACCCCTGCCCAGCACAAAAGAGGGTGATGAACTCCGTCGCGAACTCTATCAGCGCCGAGACGAGTTAGAACGTTCAGAGGAGAAAATCCTCAACGCTTGTGAGCAACTCAACCCCGACAACCCGGAGGAAGCGGATATTCTTGATGATCAGCAAGCTAAGTTGGAGCAGATTGAGGAAGCCAAGCTGGACATTGAGAAACAACTGACCACCGACAAAAACATTGTTACCGATTTTGAACAACTCGAATGGCTCAAACAAGGGCTGATTGAATCTTGGAATACCCAAGAGGTGCGCGGACGTGTCCTCTATTTCCACCATCCTCCCTACGTCACCGAACTTACCAAGTGGGACCAAGGACAAACGATGGAGGTTCGTTATCATCTGCGCCGTGTTCTGGATGCGGTCGCTGAAGCGGTTGGGGAACTGCCACAGGGGCGTCCCATTGTGGATTTGGTGCTTTCGGGTCACGCCCATTGCTTAGAACATCTCTATACGGGTGACACCGGACACGCCGACTCTCACATTAACTGGATTGTCTGCGGGGGTAGCGGTTACAGTCTGCGTCGCCAACGGGCTGAGGGTTCGGATTTAAGTGAGCGGTTTAGGGATAATGAAGGCGATCGCATTCGTCAAGTCGCAAAATCCCGCCTTTTTGTCGGTCGGCATGGTCATGGCTCAAAGAAGGGGCGACCCTATTCGTTTATCCGAATTGATGTCAAAGCCGGTTGCCCTCCCAAGTTCGTTGTTAGACCCTTGATTGCCGAGCGATTGGGGCGACAGTGGAGTCATAGCCATCTAGAACCCTTTGTCATTTAA
- the hpsU gene encoding hormogonium polysaccharide biosynthesis acetyltransferase HpsU — protein MDTTPPTELSQKPEVTANPGDFAEQPVLDQPPLIDLRQYDSSKYERGRPGWFVLLWWLVQAIAFPLSPHTFNGFRKWLLQLFGAKIGNGVIIRPTARFTYPWNVEIGDYSWIGDDVVFYSLDHIRIGCHGVISQKCYLCTGSHDIQDPGFGLITAPIAIGNGVWIATDCFIAPGVQIGANAVIGARSSVFSHIPAQQVCWGTPARPHYQRQVRQKA, from the coding sequence ATGGATACAACCCCACCGACTGAGTTGTCCCAGAAGCCGGAAGTTACGGCTAATCCGGGAGACTTCGCTGAACAGCCCGTTTTAGATCAGCCACCCTTGATTGATTTACGTCAATATGACTCATCCAAGTACGAGCGCGGGCGTCCTGGATGGTTTGTTTTACTTTGGTGGTTGGTGCAAGCGATCGCCTTTCCCTTAAGTCCCCATACCTTCAACGGCTTCCGCAAATGGCTACTACAGTTATTTGGGGCAAAAATTGGTAACGGCGTGATCATCCGACCCACGGCCCGTTTTACCTATCCTTGGAACGTGGAAATTGGCGACTACAGTTGGATTGGGGATGATGTGGTTTTTTACAGCCTCGATCACATTCGCATTGGCTGTCACGGCGTGATTTCGCAAAAATGCTACCTCTGTACCGGTAGCCACGACATCCAAGACCCAGGATTTGGTCTAATCACCGCACCCATTGCGATCGGTAACGGCGTCTGGATTGCTACAGATTGCTTCATTGCCCCAGGCGTTCAAATTGGAGCCAATGCGGTGATTGGGGCGCGTAGCAGTGTTTTCAGCCATATCCCAGCCCAACAGGTATGCTGGGGTACACCCGCACGCCCCCACTATCAACGGCAAGTCCGGCAGAAAGCCTAA
- a CDS encoding M48 family metalloprotease, with protein sequence MLGINEIKTAALLGLLSGLLVLGGYYLVGNEQGLYMGLVFAALTSFGSWYYSDRAALATYNAQPIARHESPELYDTVTSLSDRAGIPMPKLFIVPTQSPNAFATGRDPEHATVAVTQGILDLLSREELEGVLAHELTHIRNHDTLTQAVAGTIAGAITFLGRVLTFGALYGPVTRDNRQGGNPLGVLFLIVLAPIAAALLQFAISRTREYSADLGSAEITGNPRALATALEKLEAMGRQIPMNGNPAMSALLIVNPLSTKGLLALFRTHPPTEERIRRLLELANQKQGAPVPA encoded by the coding sequence ATGCTTGGCATCAATGAAATTAAAACAGCAGCGCTGCTAGGACTGCTGAGTGGTCTGCTCGTTTTAGGGGGCTACTATCTAGTCGGGAATGAACAGGGTCTGTACATGGGTCTAGTGTTTGCAGCCCTAACCAGTTTCGGTTCGTGGTACTACTCGGATCGAGCCGCTTTAGCGACGTATAACGCACAGCCTATTGCTCGTCATGAGTCGCCAGAACTTTATGATACCGTCACTTCTTTAAGCGATCGCGCAGGCATTCCCATGCCTAAATTATTCATCGTACCGACACAATCGCCGAATGCTTTTGCCACCGGTCGAGACCCAGAACATGCAACAGTAGCCGTAACTCAAGGCATTCTGGATTTGCTTTCACGGGAAGAACTTGAGGGCGTCTTGGCTCATGAACTCACCCACATCCGTAACCACGATACCCTGACCCAAGCCGTTGCCGGGACTATCGCTGGAGCCATTACTTTCTTGGGACGGGTGCTCACATTTGGAGCGTTGTATGGCCCCGTAACTCGCGATAATCGTCAAGGTGGCAATCCTCTGGGTGTGTTGTTTTTGATTGTTTTAGCTCCGATTGCGGCGGCGCTGCTTCAGTTTGCCATTTCCCGGACTCGCGAATATTCGGCTGACTTGGGTTCGGCGGAAATCACAGGAAATCCCAGAGCACTCGCCACAGCGCTGGAGAAGCTCGAAGCTATGGGTCGCCAAATCCCGATGAACGGCAACCCAGCGATGTCCGCGCTACTGATTGTCAATCCGCTCTCCACCAAAGGTCTGCTGGCTCTGTTCCGGACTCATCCTCCTACGGAAGAGCGGATTCGTCGGCTTTTGGAATTGGCGAATCAAAAGCAAGGCGCTCCAGTCCCCGCTTAA
- a CDS encoding BMC domain-containing protein: MPAAVGTIETLGFPAVLAAADAMVKAGAVTLVYYGIAERGNFIVTIRGKISEVNVAIAAGIEAAEKVYGGQVIEYYIIPNPDENVVTVMPIEYTQKVEQFRMF; encoded by the coding sequence ATGCCAGCAGCCGTTGGAACGATTGAAACGTTAGGTTTTCCTGCTGTGTTAGCGGCAGCAGATGCGATGGTCAAAGCTGGTGCCGTCACATTGGTTTATTACGGCATAGCGGAAAGGGGTAACTTTATAGTCACTATTCGAGGGAAGATTTCTGAAGTCAATGTTGCTATTGCGGCGGGAATTGAAGCCGCCGAGAAAGTTTACGGGGGTCAAGTGATTGAGTACTACATCATTCCCAATCCTGATGAAAATGTTGTAACCGTTATGCCCATCGAATACACCCAAAAAGTTGAACAATTTCGCATGTTCTGA
- a CDS encoding Uma2 family endonuclease, whose amino-acid sequence MSETTLAAPDIQLPPTQAELPYDDGIPMESARHKAQMDLLIDALIPWLEQREDGYVGGNMFVYYSLAQVRNKDFKGPDFFAVLGVPKGERKSWVVWEEGKAPDVVIELLSESTAAADKNNKKLIYQNQMRVPDYFWYDPFNPDDWAGFSIQQGRYQPITPNAQNQLVSQSLGLALQRWPGNYKSIDATWLRWATWEGELLPTPEEKERQRADKAEGQLLQTALNLLDAGMTIEQVAQLTGLNLSEIEQLITRSET is encoded by the coding sequence ATGTCCGAAACCACCCTAGCAGCACCCGATATCCAACTCCCCCCCACACAGGCAGAGCTGCCCTATGATGATGGTATTCCGATGGAAAGTGCACGGCATAAAGCCCAAATGGACTTGCTGATTGATGCCTTAATTCCTTGGTTGGAACAACGGGAAGATGGGTATGTTGGCGGCAATATGTTTGTCTATTACAGTCTGGCACAGGTACGAAACAAAGACTTTAAAGGACCCGACTTTTTTGCTGTGCTAGGAGTGCCCAAAGGTGAACGAAAAAGTTGGGTCGTTTGGGAAGAAGGAAAAGCACCAGATGTGGTAATTGAGTTGCTTTCTGAGAGTACTGCCGCCGCCGATAAAAACAACAAAAAGCTGATTTATCAAAATCAAATGCGCGTACCAGACTATTTCTGGTATGACCCCTTTAACCCAGATGATTGGGCCGGTTTCTCAATTCAACAAGGCCGTTATCAACCCATCACACCCAATGCTCAAAATCAGTTAGTGAGTCAATCGTTAGGACTAGCATTGCAGCGTTGGCCGGGAAATTACAAAAGCATTGATGCGACTTGGCTACGCTGGGCAACTTGGGAAGGAGAATTGCTGCCAACACCTGAAGAAAAGGAACGACAACGAGCAGACAAGGCAGAAGGGCAATTGCTACAAACGGCACTCAACTTACTTGATGCTGGGATGACAATAGAACAGGTAGCTCAATTAACAGGTTTGAATTTATCTGAAATAGAACAATTGATAACCCGTTCTGAGACGTGA
- a CDS encoding 1-acyl-sn-glycerol-3-phosphate acyltransferase produces the protein MKSLPPAASVMPWLYWTLFPVHRIFLSLYFGQIIFQGAENLPESGPVVLAPKHFSRWDPLVISLLSTEPLRFMTNANQFEGFQGWLIERLGAFPVDLNHPTVSTMRCAIELLQARKKLVMFPEGGIVRDQPLRPLKTGLARLVLQAEAKIPEGVEIPIVPIAIRYDPGANPCANILINISSPLYSHEYRQENDKQTAVALTQALQDSLLKGLENINSS, from the coding sequence ATGAAGTCTCTTCCACCAGCCGCTTCTGTAATGCCTTGGCTTTACTGGACACTTTTCCCCGTCCATCGTATTTTTCTGAGTCTTTATTTTGGGCAAATTATCTTCCAAGGAGCTGAAAATCTACCGGAATCTGGCCCTGTGGTTCTTGCTCCTAAGCACTTTAGTCGTTGGGACCCACTCGTCATCTCTTTACTCAGTACTGAACCGCTACGGTTCATGACCAATGCTAATCAGTTTGAGGGCTTCCAGGGTTGGTTGATTGAAAGACTAGGAGCGTTTCCTGTGGACTTAAATCATCCGACTGTTTCTACTATGCGCTGTGCGATCGAACTGTTGCAAGCGAGGAAGAAACTGGTGATGTTTCCCGAAGGGGGAATTGTCCGCGACCAACCCTTGCGCCCGCTCAAAACGGGTTTAGCGCGTTTGGTTCTGCAAGCTGAAGCGAAGATACCAGAAGGTGTGGAAATTCCTATTGTTCCGATCGCAATTCGCTATGACCCAGGTGCTAATCCCTGTGCCAACATATTGATCAATATCAGTTCTCCTCTTTACTCCCATGAATACCGTCAGGAGAATGATAAGCAAACCGCTGTTGCACTGACTCAAGCTTTACAAGACTCGTTACTCAAGGGTTTAGAAAATATCAATTCATCATGA
- a CDS encoding RtcB family protein: protein MPYEQLKISTPAPVLSWANHALGSEETKMAKNVASLPFVFKHVALMPDVHLGKGALVGSVVATTEALMPAAVGVDIGCGMAAIKTPFVADKLEGKLKKIRLELEAAIPVGFNENKDIEKSVANWQRWADFKELHRGVQDLQGKAMRQMGSLGGGNHFIEVCIDTENQVWLMLHSGSRNIGNVLAQCHISTAKELAKMTKTSLPDPDLAYFVAGTPEFGAYWRDLQWAQNYARVNRDVMMARFKRIIEKHLAGGKPTKALLEVNCHHNYAEKEVHFGEDVYVTRKGAVRAREEDYGIIPGSMGTKSFIVKGKGNHDSYCSCSHGAGRQMSRSKAKKHFSLDDLIEQTQGIECRKDEGVLDEIPGAYKPIDEVMNNQSDLVEVVATLKQVVCVKG, encoded by the coding sequence ATGCCATACGAACAGTTAAAAATTTCCACTCCAGCGCCAGTTCTTTCTTGGGCGAATCACGCTTTGGGTTCAGAAGAAACCAAGATGGCAAAAAATGTGGCTTCTCTGCCATTTGTTTTCAAGCATGTGGCATTAATGCCAGACGTTCACTTGGGCAAGGGAGCCTTAGTGGGTTCTGTCGTTGCTACAACAGAAGCTCTCATGCCTGCGGCTGTCGGTGTGGATATTGGTTGCGGAATGGCTGCAATCAAAACGCCATTTGTGGCTGACAAATTGGAGGGTAAACTCAAGAAAATTCGCCTAGAGCTGGAAGCCGCTATTCCGGTTGGCTTTAACGAGAACAAAGACATTGAAAAATCGGTGGCGAACTGGCAGCGTTGGGCTGATTTCAAAGAACTGCATCGAGGGGTGCAAGATTTGCAAGGGAAAGCGATGAGACAGATGGGTTCTCTCGGTGGGGGCAATCATTTCATTGAAGTTTGCATCGATACCGAGAACCAAGTGTGGCTCATGCTGCACTCCGGTTCACGTAACATTGGCAATGTGTTAGCTCAGTGCCACATCAGTACGGCAAAAGAACTGGCCAAAATGACAAAAACATCTCTTCCTGACCCAGATTTAGCTTACTTTGTCGCCGGAACCCCCGAATTTGGGGCTTACTGGCGGGATTTGCAGTGGGCGCAGAATTATGCCCGCGTTAACCGCGATGTGATGATGGCTCGCTTCAAGCGAATTATTGAGAAACATCTCGCGGGTGGCAAGCCTACCAAGGCTCTTTTGGAGGTGAACTGCCATCACAACTACGCGGAGAAGGAAGTGCATTTTGGTGAAGACGTTTACGTCACCCGCAAGGGAGCTGTTCGGGCACGCGAAGAAGATTACGGCATCATCCCTGGTTCGATGGGAACAAAGTCTTTCATCGTCAAGGGTAAGGGTAATCATGACAGTTATTGCTCTTGTTCCCACGGTGCAGGACGTCAGATGTCGCGCAGCAAGGCGAAGAAGCACTTCTCGTTGGATGATTTGATTGAGCAAACCCAAGGGATTGAGTGCCGCAAAGATGAGGGTGTTTTGGATGAAATTCCAGGCGCTTACAAGCCAATCGACGAGGTTATGAATAATCAGTCTGATTTGGTTGAAGTTGTGGCCACACTCAAGCAAGTCGTCTGTGTGAAAGGGTGA
- a CDS encoding DNA phosphorothioation-associated protein 4, with product MGANRIRVAKDKAELVKSLVVSESSTGPFQTYADAMVFAAALGAKRKKRSPLGTISTKEVSPIALEVFVSRGYDRVLKLLAIAQTKEAKILSPTDDIAEEKRIHIFEEYANGGLEILRDGLRGAVDYSERLLLILSGERFKKETPEGDFDLSRFL from the coding sequence ATGGGTGCAAACAGAATTCGGGTGGCTAAGGATAAAGCCGAGTTGGTCAAATCCTTAGTCGTCTCAGAAAGTTCCACGGGGCCTTTCCAAACGTATGCCGATGCGATGGTGTTTGCCGCCGCATTAGGGGCAAAGCGCAAAAAGCGATCGCCTTTGGGCACCATCTCCACCAAAGAAGTCTCACCCATTGCCTTAGAGGTATTTGTTTCCAGGGGATACGATCGCGTGTTGAAGTTACTGGCGATCGCACAAACCAAAGAAGCCAAAATCCTCTCCCCCACGGATGACATCGCTGAGGAGAAACGCATCCATATTTTTGAAGAATATGCCAATGGGGGGCTGGAAATTTTGCGAGACGGGTTGCGGGGAGCGGTAGATTATTCTGAACGGCTACTGTTGATTTTGAGTGGTGAAAGATTTAAAAAAGAAACGCCTGAAGGGGATTTTGATTTGAGTCGGTTTTTATAA
- a CDS encoding methyltransferase domain-containing protein codes for MAVRKDTIWERFLSPIVRSLIDEEKLRQLYNSINWQAESDRLSNPQVIYPHYYSSQNFHGIEGGYLNRSAAVTYDPITQYVLPPNETWVRQGLIDRIGGTPRRILDLGCGTGSTTLMLKQAFPQAQVMGLDLSPYMLVMAEYKAKAAGLTIEWRHGNAEETGLPDASFDLVTASLLFHETPPTVAKTILRESFRLLIPGGEVLILDGNQKTLRQVDWLTEVFEEPYIKDYATESVEAGMGAAGFQAVQTHDHWWMHQVTHGIKPTPVDNSAATSRQGFTSSTPQDFGSQGTPAPAF; via the coding sequence ATGGCAGTTCGTAAGGACACAATTTGGGAACGCTTCTTATCGCCGATTGTCCGCAGCTTGATTGATGAAGAAAAGTTACGGCAGTTGTATAACAGTATCAATTGGCAAGCCGAGAGCGATCGCTTGTCTAATCCTCAGGTCATTTACCCTCACTACTACAGTAGCCAAAACTTCCACGGCATCGAGGGGGGATACCTCAACCGCAGTGCTGCGGTTACCTACGATCCGATTACCCAGTATGTGCTGCCACCCAATGAAACTTGGGTACGCCAAGGCTTAATTGATCGCATTGGAGGAACACCGCGACGGATTCTCGACTTAGGCTGCGGTACGGGTTCCACCACCCTGATGTTGAAGCAAGCCTTTCCCCAAGCCCAGGTGATGGGATTAGACTTGTCCCCTTATATGTTGGTAATGGCGGAGTACAAAGCCAAAGCAGCAGGGTTAACGATCGAGTGGCGTCATGGTAATGCCGAAGAGACGGGATTGCCAGATGCGTCGTTTGACTTAGTGACAGCATCCTTATTGTTCCACGAGACACCACCCACCGTCGCGAAAACCATTCTGCGAGAAAGCTTCCGCTTGCTGATTCCAGGAGGAGAAGTATTAATTTTGGACGGCAATCAGAAAACCTTGCGTCAAGTAGATTGGCTCACAGAAGTATTTGAAGAGCCGTATATTAAGGATTATGCGACCGAGAGCGTTGAGGCGGGGATGGGTGCCGCCGGCTTTCAAGCGGTACAAACTCATGACCATTGGTGGATGCATCAAGTCACGCATGGCATTAAACCTACCCCAGTGGACAACTCTGCCGCCACCTCCCGACAGGGGTTCACCAGCAGCACACCCCAAGATTTTGGTTCACAGGGCACTCCTGCCCCAGCGTTTTAG
- a CDS encoding HAD family phosphatase, giving the protein MTLKAVLFDFNGVIINDEAIHQQLVEEILLQENLRPSSDEYREVCLGRSDRVGLTELLKRRGRFVTESYLTQLITRKAQAYQHKLEVLEKLPIYPGLEDVIFQIRAAQLPLGVVSGALRCEVELVLNRAGIAQNFAVIVGGEDIKESKPEPDGYLLAVERLNQNYPTLKAQASDCLAIEDTPAGIEAAKRAGMQVVGVANTYPFHMLQRQANWTVDYLHDLELDRVQEVYERREHQPGARTC; this is encoded by the coding sequence ATGACATTAAAGGCAGTTCTGTTTGATTTCAACGGCGTCATTATTAATGATGAGGCCATTCACCAACAGCTCGTTGAGGAAATTCTCCTACAGGAAAATCTGCGTCCCTCATCCGATGAGTATCGAGAAGTTTGTTTGGGCAGGAGCGATCGCGTTGGTTTAACCGAGTTACTCAAGCGTCGAGGACGATTTGTTACAGAAAGCTACTTAACCCAACTGATCACCCGTAAAGCCCAAGCCTATCAACATAAGCTGGAAGTGCTAGAAAAACTGCCGATTTATCCAGGTTTAGAGGATGTAATTTTCCAAATTCGCGCCGCGCAGTTACCCTTGGGGGTGGTGAGTGGGGCGCTGCGTTGTGAGGTGGAATTGGTACTCAATCGTGCGGGGATCGCTCAAAATTTTGCCGTGATTGTTGGGGGTGAGGACATTAAGGAAAGCAAACCCGAACCGGATGGGTATCTTTTAGCCGTTGAGCGACTCAATCAAAACTATCCCACCCTGAAAGCACAAGCTTCAGACTGCCTAGCCATTGAAGATACCCCAGCCGGCATTGAAGCCGCGAAACGAGCGGGGATGCAAGTGGTTGGCGTGGCGAATACCTATCCGTTTCACATGCTCCAGCGTCAAGCCAACTGGACGGTAGATTATCTTCACGATTTAGAATTGGATCGGGTACAGGAGGTTTATGAACGCCGTGAACATCAGCCCGGTGCTAGGACGTGTTAG
- a CDS encoding helix-turn-helix domain-containing protein — MLQLDNMSVGGLDMVNVDAFAKRIQVINWRLAELYEGANVPVSQQPDFLLPTAFKELGTASEELQVAVEELYKQSEELALTRLQVEVERQRYQELFEFMPNAYLITDAQGKIQEANRAAARLLNLDLSHLRDKLLINFIPLQERSTFRFKLNQLQQRNLVQNWTLGLQPRNSECIEVDVTIDTVCDHEHRVVSLRWILRELPSYQASQKAFSKNSHNLFQDRPLHSYSKGEIIPLSPTCLWVVAQGVVKLNTMSETGDEVLMGLAVPSMPFGSTMTSLPTYQATALSETVKLGSFSPAEISACSSLSQTLLPQISQRLRQTELLLAISGKRQVKERLHHLLLLLKQEIGVPVAQGTRLSVRLTHQDLADACCTTRVTITRLLGQLQKQGMITFDAKHHLIVRDQ, encoded by the coding sequence ATGCTTCAGCTCGATAACATGAGTGTCGGAGGTTTAGACATGGTGAATGTCGATGCGTTCGCTAAGCGGATACAGGTGATCAACTGGCGCTTAGCTGAGCTGTACGAGGGCGCGAATGTTCCGGTATCTCAGCAACCAGACTTCTTACTGCCCACCGCCTTCAAGGAACTCGGTACCGCCTCGGAAGAGTTGCAAGTCGCTGTTGAGGAGCTGTACAAGCAGTCTGAGGAATTAGCCCTCACGCGATTGCAGGTAGAAGTGGAACGCCAGCGCTACCAAGAACTCTTCGAGTTCATGCCAAATGCATATCTAATTACGGATGCACAAGGCAAAATTCAAGAGGCTAACCGTGCTGCGGCTAGGCTGCTCAACCTTGATCTGTCGCACTTGAGAGACAAACTGCTGATCAACTTTATTCCTTTACAAGAGCGTTCGACGTTTCGCTTCAAACTCAACCAGTTGCAGCAGCGTAACTTGGTGCAAAACTGGACATTAGGTTTACAGCCTCGTAATAGTGAATGCATTGAAGTCGATGTAACTATAGATACAGTCTGTGACCATGAACACAGAGTGGTCTCTTTGCGCTGGATATTGCGCGAACTCCCCAGTTACCAGGCGTCTCAAAAGGCGTTCTCCAAAAATAGCCACAACCTTTTCCAGGATCGTCCCCTGCATAGTTATTCTAAAGGAGAGATTATCCCCCTCTCACCGACTTGCCTTTGGGTCGTTGCTCAAGGTGTGGTGAAGCTGAATACGATGAGTGAAACCGGTGATGAGGTACTCATGGGATTGGCAGTACCATCGATGCCTTTTGGCTCTACAATGACTTCCCTTCCTACCTATCAAGCCACCGCTCTTTCGGAGACGGTTAAGTTAGGATCGTTTTCTCCAGCAGAGATCAGCGCTTGTTCTTCTCTATCCCAAACTTTGTTACCTCAAATTAGTCAGCGGCTACGTCAGACAGAATTGCTGTTAGCCATTTCTGGAAAGCGACAAGTTAAAGAACGATTGCATCATCTGTTGCTGTTGTTAAAGCAGGAAATTGGCGTGCCTGTGGCTCAAGGCACTCGTTTGAGCGTTCGCCTGACTCATCAAGATCTTGCCGATGCTTGTTGTACTACCAGAGTGACGATTACGCGACTACTGGGTCAGTTACAGAAACAAGGGATGATTACATTTGATGCTAAGCACCATCTGATTGTGAGAGATCAGTAG
- a CDS encoding site-specific integrase, with protein MQVAATPSQITPQPSNLAVTTANLLEVFAEFLNIDVGAGDAASDTLNTYRRQVQQFVDWCDRQKLHPAEVTKDDIKHYRRWMVEKKKFKPATISLKLSVVKRFYQAAVEQGLISINPAAGVKPPKEKRDPAERISYLEKAEVEQFLEAIPQDGTLKAARDKALLAIMTLEGPRTVELHRANISDLVKQGGNMGIRVEGKRNIRVVPLTPDIANLLMIYLETRKESGETLKPSTPLFIAVGNRAGGQRISRRGIRLIVDYYLHQTELKQTPGRTISAHSLRHTAGTLALRSGAELRQVQDLLGHADPRTTCIYAHIADRWMNNPALKLGIKL; from the coding sequence ATGCAGGTTGCTGCAACACCAAGCCAAATCACTCCTCAACCTTCCAACCTAGCGGTTACTACCGCCAACCTCCTAGAAGTCTTTGCCGAGTTTCTTAATATTGATGTTGGTGCTGGCGATGCCGCGTCGGATACCCTGAACACATACCGCCGCCAAGTTCAGCAATTCGTTGATTGGTGCGATCGCCAAAAACTCCATCCCGCAGAAGTCACGAAGGACGACATCAAGCATTACCGCCGCTGGATGGTAGAAAAAAAGAAATTTAAGCCAGCGACTATATCATTAAAATTGTCCGTAGTCAAGCGATTTTATCAAGCCGCCGTAGAACAAGGGCTGATTTCTATAAATCCAGCCGCTGGCGTGAAACCCCCAAAGGAAAAGCGCGACCCAGCAGAACGCATTTCTTACCTAGAAAAAGCTGAAGTCGAGCAATTTCTGGAAGCCATACCCCAAGATGGAACCCTCAAAGCAGCGCGAGATAAAGCCCTGCTAGCCATTATGACCTTGGAAGGTCCACGTACAGTAGAACTACATCGAGCCAATATATCTGATCTGGTTAAGCAGGGAGGAAATATGGGAATTCGGGTAGAAGGGAAGCGAAATATTCGAGTTGTTCCTTTAACTCCAGATATTGCCAACCTTCTGATGATTTACCTGGAAACGAGGAAAGAGAGTGGGGAAACACTCAAACCATCCACCCCACTATTTATCGCCGTAGGAAATCGGGCCGGTGGACAGCGGATTTCTCGGCGTGGGATTCGGCTGATAGTGGATTACTATCTCCACCAAACCGAACTCAAGCAAACACCAGGGAGAACAATATCAGCTCATAGTCTAAGACATACAGCGGGGACTCTTGCCCTAAGGTCTGGTGCAGAGTTACGCCAAGTGCAAGATTTGTTGGGACATGCCGATCCCAGAACAACCTGTATTTATGCACACATCGCTGACCGTTGGATGAATAATCCAGCGTTGAAACTAGGAATTAAACTATAA